Proteins from a genomic interval of Spea bombifrons isolate aSpeBom1 chromosome 4, aSpeBom1.2.pri, whole genome shotgun sequence:
- the RPP25 gene encoding ribonuclease P protein subunit p25 yields the protein MENLRRIQTTDEEDGKHVPFKDLTPDVVYMKVKEGSKIRNLIGYAMAHMGSKSSGQIVFSAYGRAVTKAITCVEILKRQVGGLHQVTKLQYKFLQEVWEQKGPNVKNPAPCLTVHKSYPSISILLSKVPLDPQEDGYQPPQPIPQTQSLKKAFVDHDKHVNSKRKKAHESVEDGNG from the coding sequence ATGGAAAATCTACGTCGTATACAAACTACAGATGAAGAAGATGGAAAACATGTGCCTTTCAAAGACCTTACTCCAGATGTGGTATATATGAAAGTGAAAGAAGGTAGCAAAATCCGCAATCTCATTGGCTATGCAATGGCTCACATGGGATCAAAGAGTTCGGGACAGATAGTCTTCAGCGCCTATGGTCGGGCAGTGACTAAGGCTATTACTTGTGTAGAAATACTGAAGAGGCAAGTTGGAGGACTTCATCAGGTCACCAAGTTGCAGTATAAGTTCCTGCAAGAGGTCTGGGAGCAGAAGGGACCAAATGTCAAAAACCCAGCACCATGCCTCACTGTACATAAGAGTTATCCTTCTATTTCTATACTCCTGTCCAAAGTACCACTTGATCCCCAGGAAGATGGGTATCAACCACCTCAGCCTATACCTCAAACGCAAAGTTTAAAGAAGGCCTTTGTGGATCATGACAAACATGTAAAttccaaaaggaaaaaagcacATGAAAGTGTGGAAGATGGTAATGGGTGA